In Pedobacter sp. WC2423, the following are encoded in one genomic region:
- a CDS encoding M28 family peptidase, producing the protein MKILFSLFFAGLAVSAHAQDNFGQTFSQINTDVQEHSKAYGTLKSATETIGHRLTGSVNGAKAEAYAFNLFKSYGYDVRYQPFEVESWSRISNETRVGEAGSLKVVPSVALAHSPVKSAVSAGLVDLGNGLEGDYTKDAGLVKGKIALVYLGVLPGSPAGTASLHRSEKTALAISHGAVGIIIINGVKGGVLLTGTASVTGKLISIPAVCIGLEDGMRLKEELKSRPQFASLTMTNFSGMIKARNVIATLKGDSLPDEKILVGGHLDSWDLATGAIDNGIGSFAVIDMARSFKVLKLKTKRTVEFILFMGEEQGLLGSKAYIAQAEKKGELGKVKFMLNYDMTNDPKGFATSRAEMKGLFTSWGEEIVKIDTGFKNVFVFGAWLHSDHQPFMLEGIPTGGGAGGELPNHSGQFYHSDGDSFKLVDEQGLKNTVRYSAMLTYGLANTKVLPVGKQSDEDLKGFLRQNKLEEPLRIAGEWRWDK; encoded by the coding sequence ATGAAGATACTTTTCTCTCTCTTTTTCGCCGGGCTGGCAGTTTCTGCACATGCTCAGGATAATTTCGGTCAAACTTTTAGTCAGATTAATACGGATGTACAGGAACATTCAAAGGCTTATGGCACTTTGAAGTCTGCTACGGAAACTATTGGTCACCGTTTAACTGGTTCTGTAAATGGAGCCAAAGCGGAAGCGTATGCTTTTAATTTATTTAAATCTTATGGGTATGATGTGCGTTATCAGCCTTTCGAGGTAGAAAGCTGGAGCAGAATCAGTAATGAGACCAGGGTAGGTGAAGCTGGTTCGTTAAAAGTTGTTCCTTCTGTAGCTTTGGCACATTCTCCGGTAAAGTCTGCTGTTTCAGCTGGGCTGGTTGATCTGGGAAATGGTTTAGAGGGTGATTATACAAAGGATGCAGGTTTAGTGAAGGGTAAGATTGCTTTGGTTTATCTGGGGGTATTACCTGGATCGCCTGCGGGGACTGCTTCTTTGCACCGTTCTGAAAAAACAGCGCTTGCGATTAGTCATGGTGCTGTTGGAATTATTATTATTAACGGGGTTAAAGGTGGTGTTTTGTTAACCGGAACGGCTTCGGTAACGGGTAAGTTGATTTCTATTCCTGCAGTTTGTATTGGTTTAGAGGATGGAATGCGGTTAAAGGAGGAGTTGAAGTCCAGGCCTCAGTTCGCGAGTTTGACTATGACGAATTTCTCGGGTATGATTAAAGCAAGAAATGTAATTGCGACTTTAAAAGGAGATTCTTTGCCGGATGAAAAGATTCTGGTTGGCGGGCACCTGGATAGCTGGGATCTGGCTACTGGTGCAATTGATAATGGAATTGGTTCTTTCGCAGTGATAGATATGGCGAGATCTTTTAAGGTGTTGAAGTTGAAGACCAAAAGAACGGTAGAGTTTATTTTGTTTATGGGGGAAGAGCAAGGGTTATTAGGATCTAAGGCTTACATCGCACAGGCGGAAAAAAAGGGGGAGTTGGGAAAAGTGAAGTTTATGCTGAATTATGATATGACCAATGATCCGAAGGGTTTTGCAACGAGCAGGGCAGAGATGAAAGGATTGTTTACGAGCTGGGGGGAAGAGATTGTGAAGATTGATACGGGTTTCAAGAATGTATTCGTTTTTGGAGCGTGGTTGCATAGTGATCACCAGCCTTTTATGCTGGAAGGGATTCCTACTGGTGGTGGTGCTGGTGGGGAACTGCCTAATCATTCTGGACAGTTTTATCATTCTGATGGGGATAGTTTCAAATTGGTAGATGAGCAGGGGCTGAAGAATACGGTCAGGTATAGTGCAATGCTGACTTATGGGCTGGCTAATACGAAGGTTCTTCCGGTTGGGAAACAGTCTGATGAGGATTTAAAAGGATTTTTGAGACAGAATAAGTTGGAAGAGCCGCTGAGGATTGCGGGGGAGTGGAGGTGGGATAAATAA
- a CDS encoding rhodanese-like domain-containing protein, giving the protein MKIEQIYTGCLAEAAYYIESNGEAAIIDPLREVQPYLKKAKLAGATIKYIFETHFHADFVSGHVDLAQHSGAKIIYGPTAQTTFDSYIAQDGETFKIGDLTITTLHTPGHTPESTTYLLSDKDGKPYCIFTGDTLFIGDVGRPDLVQKGAQTAEEMAGILYDSLQSKILSLPDDVLVYPAHGAGSACGKHMSKETFDTLGHQKEVNYALKTANREDFIQQVTEGTLPPPQYFAKNAAINKNGYESFAQVKEKGLIPMEPEEFEATVNHMGALILDTRDPQDFAGSFIPSSINIGLNGQFAPWVGALITDLKQPLLLIVEEGKAEEAITRLARVGYDHTIGYLEGGISAWIAAGKDVETIGSVAVAEFEEMMHIHPDLKVLDVRKPGEYEAGHLECTLTRPLDYINDWTNEINPSATYYIHCAGGYRSMIAASILKARGVENVIDIKGGYAAIRSTSLKRTDNSAAAKELKS; this is encoded by the coding sequence ATGAAGATAGAACAAATTTATACAGGCTGTCTGGCCGAGGCAGCTTACTATATTGAGAGCAATGGAGAGGCGGCAATTATTGATCCTCTAAGGGAAGTTCAGCCTTATCTTAAAAAGGCTAAGCTGGCTGGTGCGACCATCAAATATATTTTTGAAACACATTTTCATGCCGATTTCGTTTCCGGGCACGTTGATCTTGCTCAGCATTCAGGGGCTAAAATTATTTACGGACCTACTGCACAAACGACTTTTGATTCCTATATCGCGCAGGATGGAGAAACATTTAAAATCGGAGATTTAACAATCACGACTTTACATACACCGGGTCATACCCCAGAATCTACTACCTATTTACTGAGTGACAAAGACGGCAAGCCTTACTGTATTTTCACAGGAGATACGCTTTTTATCGGTGATGTTGGCCGGCCGGACCTGGTACAAAAAGGTGCACAAACAGCTGAAGAGATGGCTGGAATCTTATATGATTCTTTACAATCTAAAATTCTTTCTTTACCGGATGATGTGCTGGTTTATCCGGCTCATGGCGCAGGTTCTGCCTGTGGTAAACATATGAGTAAAGAAACATTTGATACTTTAGGACATCAGAAAGAAGTTAATTACGCGCTTAAAACAGCTAACCGGGAAGATTTTATTCAACAGGTAACGGAAGGTACTTTACCTCCGCCACAATATTTTGCGAAGAACGCAGCCATCAATAAAAATGGCTATGAAAGTTTTGCTCAGGTAAAAGAAAAGGGATTAATTCCAATGGAGCCCGAAGAATTTGAAGCTACGGTAAATCATATGGGTGCATTAATCCTGGATACCCGGGATCCGCAGGACTTTGCCGGATCTTTTATCCCATCGTCAATTAACATTGGGCTGAATGGACAGTTTGCCCCCTGGGTAGGTGCCTTGATTACTGATTTGAAGCAGCCTTTACTGCTGATTGTAGAAGAAGGAAAAGCGGAAGAGGCGATTACCCGTCTGGCAAGGGTCGGTTATGACCATACTATTGGCTATCTGGAAGGCGGCATCAGTGCATGGATAGCCGCAGGTAAGGATGTAGAAACTATTGGTTCAGTAGCTGTTGCTGAATTTGAAGAAATGATGCACATCCATCCGGATTTAAAAGTACTGGATGTCCGTAAGCCCGGAGAATATGAGGCCGGACATTTAGAATGTACTTTAACCCGTCCGCTGGATTATATCAATGACTGGACGAATGAAATCAATCCTTCAGCAACCTATTATATCCACTGTGCAGGAGGTTACAGGTCAATGATTGCTGCTTCCATCCTTAAAGCAAGAGGTGTAGAGAACGTAATTGATATCAAAGGCGGTTATGCTGCAATTCGTTCTACAAGTCTTAAACGCACGGATAACTCTGCAGCAGCCAAAGAACTTAAATCCTGA
- a CDS encoding SusC/RagA family TonB-linked outer membrane protein, producing MKVFYVMKYCLLLVLTISALAVQAQTGAITGKIIDETGIGLPGASVLVKGQGRSASTDANGNFKIVGIPNGAVTLTASYIGYSSLDLNVTVKGNTVANFSLKPDAQNLNEVVVIGYGTSQKKDLTGSITTVSSKDFQAGNITTPEQLIAGKVAGVSIVSNGGQPGGGSTIRVRGGASLNASQDPLIVVDGVPFSNNLLPGALTANAISGVANPLSLINPNDIETFTVLKDANATAIYGSRASNGVILITTKKGKSGAPSIDFSTVNSYATVARKVKVLTGDQVRAYVNANGTDAQKALSGTANTDWQDVIFNNAFSTDNNLSISGTFKNVPYRVSGGYLDQRGLLLTDRMTRASGGLTLNPTFFDKHLKVDLSLKGTLSESHFANQDAVFQSVQFDPTQPVYANNKFGGYFEWIGSSGQLNPNAPRNPLGLIEQKNDIGKTDRSFGNLRLDYSFHFLPELHANANVAYDVSKGYGTTFIPAYAAQKFSQSGSATQYEQVQHNKVAEFYLSYIKDLKGINSNINATAGYGYYDNATTVYNFTDYNAIGGVQKLPVFPYDKQQNRLLSYYGRLVYTLADKYILSGTMRADGASKFNPEGRWGYFPSAGFTWRAIDEDFLKDNKVLSDLKLRLSYGITGQQDGISNYSYLPNYSNSTNEAQYQIGDKFYHLYTPLAYDKNLKWETSTTYNAGLDYGLFNGRVYGSVDVYYKKTKDLLSLIPIAVGTNFSNQLVTNVGNMENKGIEASINVSLIKSADVNWDMGFNFTYNKNKITNLSLNPNPDFKVGTIAIEGTTGTTIQWNSVNYNPNSFLAYKQVYNANGVPIEGVYADLNNDGKVNEQDRYFYKSPAPKFIMGFTTAFSYKKWTLSTVLRANIGNYVYDNISSNLAVSKNILSQSGLLNNAPASFYDTNFTSNQFLSDYYVRNASFLKMDNAGIAYNFGRISPNSKANLRITANVQNVFVISDYKGLDPEISSGVDYKLYPRPRTYSLGLNVGF from the coding sequence ATGAAAGTATTTTACGTGATGAAGTATTGTCTGCTATTGGTTTTAACCATCTCAGCATTGGCAGTACAAGCACAGACCGGTGCGATAACTGGTAAAATTATTGATGAAACCGGTATAGGACTTCCGGGAGCTTCAGTACTGGTGAAAGGCCAGGGCAGAAGCGCAAGTACAGATGCAAATGGTAACTTCAAAATTGTTGGTATACCTAATGGTGCAGTTACTTTAACAGCAAGCTATATCGGGTACAGTTCTCTTGATCTTAACGTTACAGTAAAGGGAAATACAGTAGCAAACTTCTCGCTGAAGCCAGATGCGCAGAACTTAAATGAAGTTGTTGTGATTGGTTATGGTACTTCTCAGAAAAAAGACCTGACAGGATCAATCACTACAGTAAGTTCCAAAGATTTTCAGGCGGGTAACATTACTACACCAGAGCAATTGATTGCTGGTAAAGTAGCCGGGGTATCTATCGTTTCCAATGGCGGACAGCCGGGCGGCGGAAGTACAATCCGTGTACGTGGTGGTGCTTCTTTAAATGCAAGTCAGGATCCGCTGATTGTAGTGGATGGTGTACCTTTCAGCAATAATTTACTGCCGGGCGCCCTTACTGCAAATGCGATTTCAGGAGTAGCCAATCCATTGAGCTTAATTAATCCAAATGATATTGAAACTTTCACTGTTTTAAAAGATGCGAACGCAACTGCTATTTATGGGTCAAGAGCTTCAAACGGGGTAATTTTAATTACGACTAAAAAAGGTAAATCTGGCGCACCAAGCATTGATTTCAGTACAGTTAACTCTTATGCCACTGTAGCAAGGAAAGTAAAAGTACTGACAGGTGATCAGGTTCGTGCGTATGTAAATGCAAATGGTACTGATGCTCAAAAAGCATTATCAGGTACTGCAAATACAGATTGGCAGGACGTGATTTTCAATAATGCTTTTTCTACAGATAATAACCTGAGTATCTCAGGGACTTTCAAAAATGTTCCTTACCGTGTTTCGGGTGGTTATTTAGACCAGAGAGGATTATTATTAACAGACCGTATGACCAGAGCATCAGGCGGGTTAACACTGAATCCTACTTTCTTTGATAAACATTTAAAAGTTGACCTGAGTTTAAAAGGGACATTGAGTGAATCGCATTTTGCAAACCAGGATGCGGTATTTCAGTCTGTTCAATTTGATCCGACACAGCCTGTTTATGCGAATAATAAATTTGGTGGATACTTTGAGTGGATCGGTTCTTCAGGACAGTTAAATCCCAATGCACCCAGAAACCCGCTTGGATTAATCGAACAGAAAAATGATATTGGTAAAACAGACAGAAGCTTCGGTAATTTAAGACTGGATTACTCTTTCCATTTTCTGCCTGAATTACATGCGAATGCAAATGTAGCTTATGATGTTTCCAAAGGATATGGAACTACATTTATTCCGGCGTATGCTGCACAGAAATTTTCGCAGAGCGGTTCCGCTACGCAGTATGAGCAGGTTCAGCATAATAAAGTGGCTGAATTTTATTTAAGCTATATCAAAGACCTGAAGGGTATCAATAGTAATATTAATGCAACTGCTGGTTATGGTTATTATGATAATGCCACAACGGTTTATAACTTTACAGATTATAATGCAATAGGTGGAGTACAGAAATTACCTGTGTTTCCATATGATAAACAGCAAAACAGATTATTGTCTTATTATGGACGTCTGGTTTATACCCTGGCAGATAAATATATTCTATCAGGAACAATGCGTGCCGATGGAGCCTCTAAATTCAATCCTGAAGGCCGCTGGGGATATTTTCCTTCAGCAGGTTTTACCTGGAGAGCAATTGATGAGGATTTCCTGAAAGACAATAAAGTGCTTTCTGATTTAAAACTTCGCTTAAGTTATGGTATCACTGGTCAGCAGGACGGAATCAGTAACTATAGCTATTTACCTAACTATAGCAACAGTACCAACGAAGCTCAATATCAGATTGGTGATAAATTCTATCATTTGTATACCCCTCTTGCTTATGATAAAAACCTGAAATGGGAAACTTCAACAACTTATAATGCAGGTTTGGATTATGGCTTGTTCAATGGAAGGGTTTACGGTAGTGTAGATGTGTATTACAAAAAAACCAAAGATTTGTTAAGCCTGATCCCGATTGCAGTTGGAACTAATTTTAGCAATCAGCTGGTTACCAATGTTGGAAATATGGAAAACAAAGGTATTGAAGCCAGTATCAATGTCAGTCTGATTAAAAGTGCAGATGTAAACTGGGATATGGGCTTTAACTTCACGTACAACAAAAATAAAATTACCAATCTGTCTTTAAATCCTAATCCTGATTTCAAAGTGGGTACGATAGCGATAGAAGGAACAACAGGCACCACAATCCAATGGAACTCTGTAAATTATAATCCTAACTCATTCTTAGCTTATAAGCAGGTTTATAATGCAAATGGCGTGCCTATCGAAGGTGTATATGCTGATCTGAACAATGATGGAAAGGTAAATGAGCAGGACAGATATTTTTACAAATCACCTGCACCTAAATTTATTATGGGCTTTACTACTGCCTTTAGCTACAAAAAATGGACTTTAAGTACCGTGTTACGTGCGAATATCGGCAACTATGTTTATGATAATATCTCTTCAAACTTAGCAGTAAGCAAAAATATTTTAAGTCAAAGCGGATTATTGAATAATGCCCCTGCTTCGTTTTACGATACCAACTTTACAAGCAATCAGTTTCTGAGCGATTATTATGTGCGTAATGCTTCTTTCCTGAAAATGGATAATGCGGGCATCGCTTATAATTTCGGTCGCATTTCACCAAATTCAAAAGCAAATCTGCGTATTACTGCAAATGTTCAGAATGTATTTGTGATTTCTGATTATAAAGGTCTTGATCCTGAAATCAGTAGCGGAGTGGATTACAAATTGTATCCAAGACCAAGAACATACAGTTTAGGGCTTAATGTTGGGTTTTAA
- a CDS encoding DUF6266 family protein: MAILQEGSLLAGIRGRIGNIVIYQWKNKVCARTLPAKPHKKRVRTIPQQAQNGKLKVLTPFLKQVKPFLRTGFKHLAEERNITANNAAKSVNLLHAIKGEFPDQEMNWDAVLVADGALLKPENVKVIVSENAFNFTWDEDITATGNPNDRAIILLYNKNFGRVHANYSGAQRDELKHTFPMKPGYIKNNTYEVFIAFKDIMSDEVSKSVYCGRFTN; the protein is encoded by the coding sequence ATGGCAATTTTACAGGAAGGCTCTTTATTAGCAGGTATCAGAGGAAGAATAGGAAATATTGTGATCTATCAGTGGAAGAATAAGGTCTGTGCCCGTACATTACCAGCAAAACCCCATAAAAAAAGGGTAAGAACGATTCCTCAGCAGGCGCAGAACGGTAAACTGAAGGTATTAACTCCTTTTTTAAAACAGGTTAAGCCTTTCCTGAGAACAGGATTCAAACACCTGGCGGAAGAACGGAACATCACTGCAAACAATGCCGCTAAATCTGTTAACCTGCTGCATGCCATCAAGGGGGAATTCCCTGACCAGGAAATGAACTGGGATGCTGTATTAGTGGCAGACGGAGCACTCCTAAAACCTGAAAACGTCAAGGTTATCGTATCAGAAAATGCCTTTAATTTCACCTGGGATGAAGATATTACAGCCACAGGCAATCCAAACGATCGTGCCATCATTTTATTATATAACAAAAACTTCGGGCGTGTACATGCCAATTACAGCGGTGCACAAAGGGATGAACTCAAACATACTTTTCCCATGAAACCCGGTTACATCAAAAATAACACTTATGAAGTATTCATCGCTTTTAAAGACATCATGAGTGATGAAGTTTCCAAAAGCGTGTATTGCGGAAGATTTACGAATTAA
- a CDS encoding polyprenyl synthetase family protein produces MPGINQIKKPIAADIAVFEEKFKASMHSDAPLLDRITHYIVKRKGKQIRPMFVFFAAKLCGGIIESTHRGAALVELLHTATLVHDDVVDNAYERRGFFSINALWKNKIAVLVGDYLLAKGLLLSVNNNEFRLLQIVSEAVKQMSEGELLQIEKVRRMDIGEELYFDVIRQKTASLIASCCACGAASAGADDETIEKMRLFGEKVGIAFQIKDDTFDFGTDDVGKPLGIDIKEKKVTLPLIYALNRAEKAEKKKMINLVKNHNDEPAKIQQIIDFVNEKQGVHYANEKMAQYQQEAFDILYTFEESEARTGLEQLVRYTTERKK; encoded by the coding sequence ATGCCGGGAATAAATCAGATTAAGAAACCCATAGCCGCAGATATAGCAGTCTTTGAAGAAAAGTTCAAGGCCTCCATGCATAGTGATGCTCCATTATTGGACCGGATCACACACTATATCGTCAAGAGAAAAGGTAAGCAGATCAGACCTATGTTTGTTTTCTTTGCCGCTAAACTTTGCGGAGGGATTATTGAGTCGACACATCGTGGTGCTGCTCTGGTTGAATTATTACACACCGCGACACTTGTTCATGATGATGTAGTGGATAATGCTTATGAGCGCAGGGGCTTTTTTTCTATCAATGCTTTATGGAAAAATAAGATTGCCGTACTGGTTGGTGATTATTTGCTGGCCAAAGGACTTTTGCTTTCTGTAAATAACAATGAATTCCGCCTTTTGCAAATTGTTTCTGAAGCAGTTAAGCAAATGAGTGAGGGAGAGTTATTACAAATTGAGAAGGTGCGGAGGATGGACATTGGAGAGGAACTTTATTTTGATGTGATCCGTCAGAAGACTGCGTCACTGATAGCTTCTTGTTGTGCTTGTGGTGCTGCATCCGCTGGTGCGGACGATGAAACCATCGAAAAGATGCGTTTATTTGGCGAGAAGGTTGGTATTGCTTTCCAGATTAAGGATGATACTTTCGATTTTGGGACGGACGATGTGGGTAAACCTTTAGGGATAGATATTAAGGAAAAGAAAGTTACACTTCCATTAATTTATGCTTTAAATCGTGCGGAAAAGGCGGAGAAAAAGAAAATGATCAACCTGGTTAAGAATCACAATGACGAACCTGCCAAAATACAGCAGATCATTGATTTTGTGAACGAAAAGCAGGGGGTACATTATGCCAATGAGAAAATGGCGCAGTATCAGCAGGAAGCATTTGATATTTTATATACTTTTGAAGAGAGTGAAGCCAGAACAGGGCTTGAACAACTAGTTCGTTATACTACAGAACGTAAAAAGTAA
- a CDS encoding LacI family DNA-binding transcriptional regulator — translation MRNINIKELAKALNLSTSTVSRAFRDNSDISKETKDKILAAAKELNYQPNHYASNLREQRSKTIAVIVPELANHFFSQVIHGIEGVARAKGYHILIYATDDDYEKEVSFIRHLHNGRADGIIMSVSGEANDHNYLNELNQQRLPLVFFDRVYEDISTPRVITNDYDSSFSAVQHLIKQGCERIACLVINKNLSIGKTRMQGYLDALEKYNIPFDDRLIVDCTNSYKRNNVILKDMFKRLKPDGIFTSVERLAFATYYACYDLEITIPDQVKVVGFSSLEIAPLLNPSLTTVTQPATAIGMEAASLLFKMLEHPESVNVNEKIVLDSKLMKRNSTAVLPLKKR, via the coding sequence ATGCGTAATATCAATATCAAAGAACTGGCGAAAGCGCTTAATTTATCGACTTCAACTGTTTCCAGGGCTTTTCGGGATAATAGTGATATTAGCAAAGAAACTAAGGATAAGATCCTGGCCGCAGCAAAAGAGCTGAATTATCAGCCGAATCATTATGCGAGTAATTTAAGGGAACAGCGGAGTAAAACGATTGCAGTTATTGTTCCCGAATTAGCCAATCATTTCTTTTCACAGGTAATTCATGGGATTGAAGGCGTAGCCAGGGCTAAGGGCTACCATATCCTGATCTATGCCACGGATGATGATTATGAGAAAGAAGTTTCTTTTATCAGGCATTTACACAATGGACGCGCTGATGGGATTATCATGTCGGTATCCGGAGAGGCGAATGATCATAATTATCTGAATGAGCTGAATCAGCAGCGGTTGCCACTGGTTTTCTTTGATCGCGTTTATGAAGATATTAGTACACCAAGGGTAATCACAAATGATTATGACAGTAGCTTTTCGGCAGTACAGCATTTGATTAAGCAAGGCTGTGAACGGATCGCGTGTCTGGTGATCAATAAGAATTTATCAATTGGTAAAACCAGGATGCAGGGTTATCTGGATGCATTGGAAAAATATAATATCCCTTTTGATGACCGGTTGATTGTGGATTGCACAAATAGTTATAAACGCAATAATGTAATTCTGAAAGATATGTTCAAAAGGTTAAAGCCGGATGGGATCTTTACTTCAGTTGAGCGTTTGGCGTTTGCCACTTATTATGCTTGTTACGATCTGGAAATTACTATCCCTGATCAGGTGAAGGTTGTCGGTTTTTCAAGCCTGGAAATCGCACCCTTGCTTAATCCTTCTTTAACGACAGTAACTCAGCCGGCTACTGCGATTGGGATGGAGGCAGCTTCACTTTTATTCAAGATGCTGGAACATCCGGAATCAGTGAATGTCAATGAAAAAATTGTACTTGACTCTAAGTTAATGAAGCGGAATTCTACCGCTGTTCTGCCGTTAAAAAAACGTTAA
- a CDS encoding asparaginase, with protein sequence MTKILIIYTGGTIGMVNNPLTGSLIPFDFEQIQQNVPELARLNYHLSVHSFDPILDSSNMDPIIWAELAGIIEDTYNDYDGFVVLHGSDTMAYTASALSFMLKNLAKPVVLTGSQLPIGEIRTDAKENLITALEIVATKINGVAMVPEVCIYFDYQLFRGNRSIKYNSEKFEAFQSPNYHILAEAGVSLSFYTNYIHDLPQEPLVVQSNFNANIGVLKLYPGITPQAVQAITTSSVDAIVLETFGSGNTTTAQWFIDSLQAAINQGKLIVDISQCQGGSVELGKYETSKKLQQMGIISGFDMTFEATVTKLMYLMGQNLTNAEIAGLMEQSLRGELTA encoded by the coding sequence ATGACAAAAATTCTCATTATCTATACAGGTGGAACTATCGGTATGGTCAACAACCCGCTAACGGGTTCATTAATTCCTTTTGATTTTGAACAGATCCAGCAGAATGTACCTGAACTGGCCCGTTTGAATTATCACTTGTCGGTACACTCTTTTGACCCCATTCTGGATTCTTCCAACATGGATCCCATTATCTGGGCAGAGCTGGCCGGAATTATAGAAGATACCTATAACGATTATGATGGATTTGTTGTATTGCACGGTTCTGACACGATGGCTTACACTGCCTCTGCACTGAGCTTTATGCTAAAGAACCTGGCCAAGCCAGTAGTACTGACCGGTTCACAGCTCCCTATCGGAGAAATCCGGACAGATGCTAAGGAAAACTTAATCACAGCTCTTGAAATTGTAGCTACTAAAATTAACGGCGTAGCGATGGTGCCGGAAGTTTGTATTTATTTTGACTATCAACTGTTCCGCGGGAACCGCTCTATCAAATATAATTCGGAGAAATTCGAAGCTTTTCAATCTCCAAACTATCACATTCTGGCAGAAGCAGGAGTAAGCCTTTCTTTCTATACGAATTATATTCATGATCTTCCGCAAGAACCCTTAGTGGTGCAGTCAAATTTCAATGCCAATATCGGGGTGCTGAAATTATATCCGGGTATTACCCCTCAGGCTGTTCAGGCGATTACCACTTCATCCGTAGATGCAATTGTGCTGGAAACCTTCGGATCGGGTAATACAACGACTGCACAGTGGTTTATTGACAGTTTGCAAGCTGCCATAAACCAGGGTAAACTGATTGTTGACATTTCGCAATGTCAGGGAGGCTCAGTTGAACTGGGTAAGTATGAAACCAGTAAAAAACTACAGCAAATGGGTATTATCAGCGGATTTGATATGACATTTGAGGCGACCGTAACCAAGTTAATGTATTTGATGGGTCAAAATCTTACCAATGCTGAAATTGCCGGGCTAATGGAGCAATCTTTGCGCGGTGAGTTAACAGCGTAA
- a CDS encoding YpdA family putative bacillithiol disulfide reductase, whose product MEEYDVLIIGAGPIGMACAIAARKAGLKYIIVEKGALVNSLYNYPVFMTFFSTSQKLEIGEVPFVSINPKPNRNEAVEYYRRVAEKFDLQIHLFEKVQEVSKIATGEFEVQTSKRSYKAKNVIISTGFYDVPLLMNIPGEDLPKVAHYYKDPHLYAFQNVVVIGANNSGIDAALETYRKGAKVTLVIRNAEIGSYVKYWVRPDIENRIKEGEIKAYFNSEVTAITEDSVTIKTPEETITIANDWVIAMTGYQPDFEMLKKLGVKLDGESGTAPAYNPETMETNLPGLYLAGVVCGGMDTHKWFIENSRVHAEQIFQHIALKQ is encoded by the coding sequence ATGGAAGAATATGATGTGCTGATTATAGGTGCCGGCCCGATTGGAATGGCCTGTGCAATAGCGGCCAGAAAGGCGGGGCTTAAATATATTATTGTAGAAAAGGGTGCGTTGGTAAACAGCTTGTATAACTATCCTGTTTTTATGACTTTTTTCTCTACTTCTCAAAAGTTAGAGATTGGAGAAGTGCCGTTTGTGAGCATCAATCCTAAGCCGAACCGGAATGAGGCAGTAGAATATTATCGCCGGGTGGCAGAGAAATTTGATTTACAGATTCATCTTTTTGAAAAGGTACAGGAAGTTAGTAAAATAGCAACTGGTGAATTTGAGGTTCAGACTTCTAAAAGATCTTATAAAGCTAAAAATGTGATTATCTCCACAGGGTTTTATGATGTGCCTCTTTTAATGAATATTCCCGGAGAAGATCTGCCTAAAGTTGCACATTATTATAAAGATCCGCATTTATATGCTTTCCAGAATGTCGTGGTGATTGGTGCAAATAATTCTGGTATAGATGCCGCACTGGAAACTTACCGCAAGGGAGCAAAGGTTACTTTGGTTATCCGTAATGCTGAAATAGGCTCTTATGTGAAATACTGGGTACGCCCGGATATTGAAAACAGGATTAAAGAAGGAGAGATCAAAGCTTATTTCAATTCAGAAGTGACTGCGATTACTGAAGATAGCGTGACTATCAAAACTCCGGAAGAAACGATTACCATAGCTAATGATTGGGTGATTGCGATGACTGGTTATCAGCCTGATTTTGAGATGCTGAAAAAACTGGGTGTAAAACTGGATGGTGAATCAGGTACTGCTCCTGCTTATAATCCGGAAACTATGGAAACAAACTTACCAGGTTTATACCTTGCAGGGGTCGTTTGCGGAGGGATGGACACGCACAAATGGTTTATTGAAAATTCCAGGGTTCATGCAGAACAGATCTTTCAGCACATTGCTTTAAAGCAATAA